One genomic region from Streptomyces sp. NBC_01431 encodes:
- a CDS encoding SCO4848 family membrane protein, translating to MKLSRRVSWFLLAFGAWSWVVWVTFAKNLWADASGLAFDHDRPTAYFWVHLTLAIVSFALGTIIGVIGLRGVRANK from the coding sequence ATGAAGCTCAGCCGTCGCGTCTCGTGGTTCCTGCTCGCGTTCGGCGCGTGGTCCTGGGTGGTCTGGGTGACCTTCGCCAAGAACCTGTGGGCCGACGCCAGCGGACTCGCCTTCGACCACGACCGGCCCACGGCGTACTTCTGGGTCCATCTGACGCTCGCCATCGTCTCGTTCGCGCTCGGGACGATCATCGGTGTCATCGGGCTCCGGGGCGTCCGGGCGAACAAGTAG